In the genome of Xanthobacteraceae bacterium, one region contains:
- a CDS encoding rhodanese-like domain-containing protein, with product MTQKITLGHKQMVDEAMKEIETIPTREAFDLVGRDDVVLVDIRDIREIRRDGRVPGAFHCTRGMLEFWIDPDSPYHKPVFAEDKKFVFFCAGAMRSALAAQTAQRMGLKPVAHIEGGFSKWKKEGGPFEMDEREVKK from the coding sequence ATGACCCAGAAAATTACCCTTGGCCACAAGCAGATGGTCGACGAGGCCATGAAGGAAATCGAGACGATTCCCACGCGGGAGGCGTTCGATCTGGTCGGCCGCGATGACGTGGTGCTGGTCGACATCCGCGACATTCGCGAAATCCGCCGCGACGGCCGCGTACCCGGCGCATTCCATTGCACGCGCGGAATGCTCGAATTCTGGATCGACCCCGACAGCCCGTATCACAAGCCGGTCTTTGCCGAGGACAAGAAGTTCGTATTCTTCTGTGCGGGTGCAATGCGATCTGCGCTCGCAGCACAGACCGCGCAACGCATGGGTCTGAAGCCGGTCGCGCATATCGAGGGCGGCTTTTCGAAGTGGAAGAAAGAGGGCGGCCCCTTCGAAATGGACGAGCGCGAAGTCAAGAAGTGA
- a CDS encoding DUF599 family protein encodes MFGLSPVDIGALGWFLLAWTIHAVIVERSEWRLRSLNYRMDLARHEWMLRMLSRDVRIVDTQIMASLHQGTAFFASTSLFAIGGALALLRSSGEVMDIFRALPFAMQSSRTVFEVKVVGLLVIFVYAFFKFAWSYRLFNYVAIQIGATPPASSAKSKAARDHVERIARMITIAGRHFNRGQRAIFFALAYLGWFVSGYVLAFTTAAVLFVILMRQFGSTARWLFGEK; translated from the coding sequence ATGTTCGGCCTCTCTCCCGTGGATATCGGCGCGCTCGGCTGGTTCCTGCTCGCATGGACGATCCATGCCGTGATCGTCGAGCGCTCGGAATGGCGGCTGCGCAGCCTGAACTACCGCATGGATCTGGCGCGGCATGAATGGATGTTGCGGATGCTGTCCCGTGACGTGCGCATCGTCGATACGCAGATCATGGCATCCCTGCATCAGGGCACGGCATTCTTCGCATCGACCTCACTGTTTGCGATCGGCGGCGCGCTGGCGCTGCTACGTTCTTCCGGCGAGGTGATGGACATTTTCCGCGCCCTGCCCTTCGCCATGCAGTCTTCCCGCACGGTATTCGAGGTGAAGGTCGTCGGGCTGCTGGTGATCTTCGTCTATGCGTTTTTCAAATTCGCGTGGTCGTACCGTTTGTTCAACTATGTCGCGATCCAGATCGGCGCGACTCCACCCGCCAGCAGCGCTAAATCGAAGGCTGCGCGCGACCATGTGGAGCGCATCGCGCGGATGATCACGATTGCGGGACGTCATTTCAACCGCGGTCAGCGCGCGATCTTTTTCGCGCTGGCCTATCTCGGCTGGTTCGTGAGCGGTTACGTGCTCGCGTTTACGACCGCCGCGGTACTGTTCGTGATCCTGATGCGCCAGTTCGGCTCGACCGCGCGCTGGCTGTTCGGCGAGAAGTAG
- a CDS encoding alpha/beta fold hydrolase — MARSSIPNLSAALTMSLLRTYGKIAPKRFQRRFVQRFLTPGRPLLIARERPDLPPPDESMRIPVGGNIGLVSDTWVQAWRWGQGPAVLLVHGWEDDHHCFDAIIAALVKRGHAVVAFDLPAHGKSGGTQSTIPLAAQAVEGVAQAFGPVRAVAGHSLGGAAMTFAITEGWLNVERVAVIAAPTGPTYMLNAIAKRFGMDDARKEALFEELKRVVGYRPEEIELMPRVAKLDLPALIVHSRDDQMVRFVTGEKWAVNWPGAQLHAVEKLGHRKLLFDPATAGTIADFLVQRSCAKPETKVA, encoded by the coding sequence ATGGCCCGCTCCAGCATTCCGAACCTGAGTGCAGCGCTTACGATGTCCCTGCTGCGCACCTACGGAAAGATCGCGCCGAAGCGTTTTCAACGGCGTTTTGTGCAGAGGTTTCTGACGCCGGGCCGGCCGCTGCTGATTGCGCGCGAGCGGCCCGATCTTCCTCCACCGGATGAATCTATGCGCATTCCTGTCGGCGGAAACATCGGCCTCGTGTCTGATACGTGGGTACAGGCCTGGCGCTGGGGGCAGGGGCCAGCGGTGCTTTTGGTGCACGGCTGGGAGGACGATCATCATTGCTTCGATGCGATCATCGCCGCACTGGTGAAGCGCGGTCACGCGGTCGTTGCTTTCGATCTGCCGGCGCACGGTAAATCCGGCGGTACGCAGTCCACTATTCCACTTGCCGCGCAGGCGGTGGAAGGCGTCGCGCAGGCGTTCGGTCCGGTACGCGCAGTGGCGGGACATTCGCTCGGCGGCGCTGCGATGACGTTTGCAATCACGGAAGGCTGGCTGAATGTCGAGCGCGTAGCGGTGATCGCCGCTCCGACCGGACCGACATACATGCTGAACGCCATCGCAAAGCGTTTCGGGATGGATGACGCGCGCAAGGAAGCGTTGTTCGAGGAACTGAAGCGCGTCGTCGGTTATCGTCCGGAAGAAATTGAATTGATGCCGCGTGTTGCGAAACTCGATCTTCCCGCGCTGATCGTGCATTCCAGAGACGACCAGATGGTGCGCTTCGTCACCGGTGAAAAGTGGGCAGTGAACTGGCCCGGTGCGCAATTGCACGCGGTGGAAAAGCTCGGCCATCGCAAGCTGCTGTTCGATCCTGCTACTGCGGGAACGATCGCGGATTTTCTCGTGCAGCGCTCCTGTGCGAAACCGGAGACGAAGGTAGCCTAG